The genome window CAACTAAGCCCTGCACAGCGCCAAGCTGTAAAAGACATTGGGCTAGGCAATCTTCTAGACCTACAAATCACCAATTTGTCGTGCCAGATGGGGCTATGGTTAGTTGAAAACTTCGATCCAAGAAGCTGCACATTACAGCTCCAAAACGGACACACTATCCATATAACTGTTGATGATGTTACTGCAGTTCTTGGGCTGCCAAAGGGAAATATTGAAATAACAAAGAGAACAGCGAAGGCAATCCCAGAAATATTGAAAGAATGGAGGTGGTTCTTTGAAAAAACAACTGCATATATCACACCAAGAGCATTGAGAAGGAAAATGGTAGAAGTTGATGTTGTTGATCCATGGTTTAAGTGCAATTTTGCCCTGCTGGTGATGAGCGCATTAATAGATCCAATGGTCAATGGGTATGTGAACCAAAACTATATTGACCACCTCCTGGATGTGGGCAACATACCAAATTTGAATTGGAGTCAGATGGTCATCAATGCATTGATCAATAGCAAGCAGGTGTGGATGAAAAGCGCGGCCAAGCTGTATGGAGGACCAATTCTCTTCCTCATGGTAAAGCTGCTCCCATTACCTCCGAAACCTTTAACCATCAAAGCAATCCAACTAATAATACTCTCACACATAATATGCAGGTATTCTATGTGGACCGTGTGGTGCTTTTCAGACGCATAGTGCCAAGAGTCTTCCCAGCCATAAAAAATTGGACATTCAAGTTGCTGTCTAAAAGAGAGCGTGATGAGATAAAGTTAGGAGGATTTGGATATGGGCATGTTGATACTGCCTTGAGGCTTGAAAATACAACACCTGAGGAGGGAAATCCATCAATTCCAGTATCTGATGTCCCACAGCCACCACAACACCCACAGCCACAAGAAAAGGACACCCCCTTGCCAGAAGGATTACAGGTAAACACCTATCTACAAACACACTAAT of Ipomoea triloba cultivar NCNSP0323 chromosome 3, ASM357664v1 contains these proteins:
- the LOC116012485 gene encoding uncharacterized protein LOC116012485 isoform X1, with the protein product MGLWLVENFDPRSCTLQLQNGHTIHITVDDVTAVLGLPKGNIEITKRTAKAIPEILKEWRWFFEKTTAYITPRALRRKMVEVDVVDPWFKCNFALLVMSALIDPMVNGYVNQNYIDHLLDVGNIPNLNWSQMVINALINSKQVWMKSAAKLYGGPILFLMVFYVDRVVLFRRIVPRVFPAIKNWTFKLLSKRERDEIKLGGFGYGHVDTALRLENTTPEEGNPSIPVSDVPQPPQHPQPQEKDTPLPEGLQGFINEITSHTRTIATGLLKVARLVENAPTAILEDDRFKKMFESARQLLGFKTQETNI